In Spirobacillus cienkowskii, a genomic segment contains:
- a CDS encoding DUF3800 domain-containing protein — protein sequence MLEYNIYCDESCHLEKDRNNVMFIGALWCPKSEVIRVSNEIKEIQSKYNKNSELKWSKVSPKDKEFYNSLLQYFYNESNLFFRIIIINNKNNLDHAAYNGNSHDNFYYKMYYLLLNKIIDPPNKYKIYIDKKDTKSAIKTKQLKKILRNSIYDFQGDYINDIRIVNSQQVRLLQLADLLIGAVSYANRNLNGNIAKVSLVNYLKKQTSSDLKSTLPFMNKKFNIFSFFPRISCK from the coding sequence ATGCTAGAATATAATATTTATTGTGATGAAAGTTGTCACTTGGAAAAAGACAGAAATAATGTGATGTTTATTGGAGCATTATGGTGCCCTAAGTCTGAGGTTATAAGAGTCAGTAATGAAATTAAAGAAATACAGTCTAAATATAATAAAAATTCAGAATTGAAGTGGAGTAAAGTTTCTCCTAAAGACAAAGAATTTTATAATAGTTTATTGCAATATTTTTACAATGAATCAAATCTATTTTTTAGAATAATTATTATCAATAACAAGAATAATCTTGATCACGCTGCTTATAATGGGAATTCTCATGACAATTTTTATTATAAAATGTACTATTTATTATTAAATAAAATTATAGATCCCCCAAATAAATACAAAATATATATCGACAAAAAAGATACAAAAAGCGCTATTAAAACAAAACAGCTTAAAAAAATTTTAAGAAATAGCATTTATGATTTTCAAGGGGATTACATAAATGACATAAGAATTGTTAATTCTCAACAAGTGAGATTATTACAGCTTGCTGATTTATTAATAGGAGCTGTTTCCTATGCAAATAGAAATTTAAATGGAAATATCGCAAAAGTAAGCTTAGTTAACTATCTGAAAAAACAAACTTCATCAGATTTAAAATCAACTTTACCATTTATGAATAAAAAATTTAATATATTTTCTTTTTTTCCAAGGATATCTTGTAAATGA
- a CDS encoding glycoside hydrolase family 15 protein: MYNFAMIGNCNVSALIATNGDIAWCCLPNPDSEPVFGNMLDQNGGVFKITVLEKELTLSQNYIKNTNIVETIINNKENKISIVDFSPRFYKNDKIYMPKILVRKIIPLSLNPNLKILIQPVEGWNKKKSQFKICSNFLNFKLSKGELKIFSSLDLSQLKNEFTISISKPIYFVLAWDDEEILLNHIEQDCEDLFSQTLKYWRNWVKHTSLPSLFQREVIRSALLLKLHCHEPSGAILASISTSLPEEWNANRNWDYRFCWIRDAYFTIISFYKLGHFEEIISILKFILKIIKNLDENQIILKPVYAIDGTLPLPETEIKNWTGYQNNSPVRTGNQAAEHIQNDVYGEVLNILLLLYCDEKFIELRDDYYIEIIEQLLLNCYHLRNVPDAGIWEIRNNWTVHSFTSIMSLHAIKRVKFLLNRKILQFKNNNMYKIFEEIEESLLKCVKDKILFGDITTQFLDASSLNIIKYQLLTKEIQKETLLKIFQELSFNNKSLNNFSFIYRYKKLDDFGIPKTPFLLCSFWFIEALTKQNKFFIARRALKNILRASNHVGLFAEHFCPQENLQLGNFPQCYSHAGLIHAAFAVSPSWDDIEH, from the coding sequence ATGTACAACTTTGCAATGATAGGCAACTGCAATGTTTCTGCACTTATTGCTACAAATGGTGATATCGCATGGTGTTGTCTTCCAAACCCAGATTCAGAACCAGTTTTTGGAAATATGCTCGATCAGAATGGTGGCGTTTTTAAAATTACAGTTCTTGAAAAAGAACTCACATTATCGCAAAATTACATAAAAAATACAAATATTGTTGAAACCATTATCAACAATAAAGAAAATAAAATATCAATTGTTGATTTTTCACCAAGATTTTACAAAAACGACAAAATTTATATGCCAAAAATACTCGTTAGAAAAATAATTCCTTTAAGTTTAAATCCCAATCTTAAAATTTTAATTCAACCCGTTGAGGGATGGAATAAAAAAAAATCTCAATTCAAAATTTGCTCTAATTTTTTAAACTTTAAATTAAGCAAAGGTGAGCTAAAAATTTTTAGTTCTTTAGATTTATCTCAGTTAAAAAATGAGTTTACAATTTCTATATCAAAACCAATCTACTTTGTATTAGCCTGGGACGACGAAGAAATATTATTGAATCACATTGAACAAGATTGTGAAGATTTGTTCTCGCAAACTTTAAAATATTGGAGAAACTGGGTAAAACACACATCTTTACCTAGTCTTTTTCAACGCGAAGTCATTCGCAGTGCCTTACTATTAAAACTTCATTGCCACGAACCTTCTGGAGCAATTTTAGCTTCAATATCAACAAGTTTACCAGAAGAATGGAACGCGAATCGCAACTGGGATTATAGATTTTGCTGGATTCGCGATGCCTATTTTACAATTATTTCTTTTTATAAATTAGGACATTTTGAAGAAATTATCAGCATCTTAAAATTTATTTTAAAAATAATAAAGAACTTAGATGAAAATCAAATCATATTAAAGCCAGTTTATGCAATTGATGGCACTCTTCCGCTCCCAGAAACTGAAATCAAAAATTGGACAGGTTATCAAAACAATTCTCCGGTCAGAACAGGAAACCAAGCTGCCGAACATATTCAAAATGATGTCTATGGAGAAGTATTAAATATATTATTGTTGTTATATTGTGATGAAAAATTTATAGAATTACGCGATGACTATTATATTGAAATTATAGAACAACTTTTATTAAATTGCTACCATTTGCGCAACGTTCCTGATGCAGGAATATGGGAAATACGCAACAATTGGACTGTGCACTCATTCACCTCAATTATGTCTTTGCATGCAATAAAAAGAGTAAAATTTTTACTTAACAGAAAAATACTACAATTTAAAAACAACAATATGTATAAAATATTTGAAGAAATTGAAGAGAGCTTGTTAAAATGTGTTAAAGACAAAATTTTATTTGGTGATATAACAACTCAATTTTTAGATGCAAGTTCCTTAAATATTATTAAATACCAGCTTTTAACTAAAGAAATTCAAAAAGAAACTTTACTTAAAATATTTCAAGAACTCTCATTTAACAATAAATCATTAAATAATTTTAGCTTTATTTATAGGTACAAAAAACTCGATGATTTTGGAATTCCTAAAACTCCATTTTTGCTTTGTTCTTTTTGGTTTATTGAAGCACTCACAAAACAAAATAAATTTTTTATAGCTAGGCGTGCATTAAAAAATATTTTAAGAGCAAGTAATCATGTTGGGCTTTTTGCAGAACATTTTTGTCCGCAAGAAAATTTACAATTAGGAAATTTTCCGCAGTGTTATTCTCATGCTGGATTAATTCATGCTGCTTTTGCTGTGAGTCCTTCTTGGGATGATATTGAACATTAA
- a CDS encoding aspartate/glutamate racemase family protein: MSSNIVVGILAGMGPRSMISFLEKVIHYSHELYGAKNDSDYPNMLIYSLATPSYTVENIDHGSMKNCIQKGVESLKQAKVNYLAIPSNYAHTYYDFISSLIDVPVLNIVNETIKIMPKKYTFPALLATTPLIKTGYYQEELKKAAVTFFHDETLQNIVSELVISIKQTGLSTHSKNLWKSLYEYCEKNNCDSIISACTDLTPCLNNKIGEKSLFIMDSTDALALQCVKKYFEIDA; this comes from the coding sequence ATGTCCTCAAATATTGTTGTTGGTATACTTGCAGGCATGGGTCCTCGTAGTATGATTTCTTTTTTAGAAAAAGTTATACATTATTCCCATGAACTATATGGGGCTAAAAATGATTCTGATTATCCAAATATGTTAATTTATTCTCTTGCAACTCCATCTTATACAGTAGAAAATATCGATCATGGTTCCATGAAAAACTGTATTCAAAAAGGAGTTGAAAGTTTAAAACAAGCAAAAGTCAATTACTTGGCAATTCCAAGTAATTATGCGCATACCTATTATGATTTTATTTCAAGTCTCATCGATGTGCCTGTGCTTAATATCGTTAACGAAACTATAAAAATTATGCCTAAAAAATACACATTCCCTGCTCTCTTGGCAACAACACCATTAATAAAAACAGGTTATTATCAAGAGGAACTCAAAAAAGCTGCGGTGACTTTTTTTCATGATGAAACCTTGCAAAATATTGTATCTGAGCTTGTGATCTCAATAAAGCAAACAGGACTTTCAACTCATTCTAAAAATTTATGGAAGTCATTGTACGAATATTGCGAAAAAAATAATTGTGATAGTATTATTTCAGCATGCACCGATTTAACCCCTTGCTTAAATAATAAAATTGGAGAAAAATCATTATTTATCATGGATTCAACAGATGCACTTGCGCTCCAATGCGTAAAAAAATATTTTGAAATTGATGCATAA
- a CDS encoding alpha-ketoacid dehydrogenase subunit alpha/beta translates to MLSKNYCATQCKGAQISMETQQTLKSPDGNISFTKQEILDDYRIAIRSRITSQIGRKEVLTGKASFGIFGDGIELAQIAAAKVFKNGDFRTGYYRDQTFEMAIANVNVTQFFSQLYADPNIHNEPHSGGRQMNSHFASRMLDDSGMHTNLLTTKNSVSDISPTAAQMARMLGLAYASKLYKNLPNLLEHTKNFTNNGNELVFGSIGDASTSEGIFFETMNAAGVLQVPLIVSVWDNGYGISVPRSLQTVQDSISKALSGFASQKEGVGIDIYQVAGWNYAKLCSVYAEAAQKTRNTHKPALIHVIDLTQPQGHSTSGSHERYKSKERLEWEKDHCCIKKFREWIVENSFATQEQLDQIDIEEKQFVEKSRQKAWDLFIEPIQQERSTIIKILKNIEQNTHYTNQIKDIIFNLENAISLNRRTLQSNLFKAIIILAKENSLEKKELLSFYQYFTKKYSKIYEAKLYSESTISPLCVQPQPPTYSSEPELVDGRVILQRCFEFHLKNNPLFFIIGEDVGKLGDVNLVFEGLNAKFGDFRVTDTGIRETTILGQGLGAAIRGLRPLVDIQYLDYLLYCIQTASDDLATLHYRTAGGQKAPVIIRTKGHRLEGIWHTGSPLSMILGAIRGMYVCVPRNMTQAVGLYNTLLQGDNPALVIEVLNGYRLKEAIPNNLESFSVPLGHPEVLKNGNHLTVVTYGACCRIALEAAQELEKIGISIEVIDVQTLIPFDLTGTIAKSISKTNAVLFFDEDVPGGGSAYMMQQTLEKNNVFYHLDAKPRTLTAKENRCAYGRDGDFYCKPQVEHVFEACYRIMQERSPHIYPEIFTINAIN, encoded by the coding sequence ATGCTATCAAAAAATTATTGCGCAACACAATGCAAAGGAGCCCAAATTTCCATGGAAACACAACAAACACTTAAGTCTCCAGACGGAAATATTTCTTTTACTAAACAAGAAATCCTTGATGATTATCGTATTGCGATTCGCAGTCGTATAACAAGTCAAATTGGAAGAAAAGAAGTTTTAACTGGTAAAGCAAGTTTTGGAATATTTGGAGACGGTATAGAGCTAGCTCAAATAGCAGCAGCAAAAGTATTTAAAAATGGTGACTTTAGAACAGGATATTATCGTGATCAAACCTTTGAAATGGCAATTGCGAATGTCAATGTAACACAATTTTTCTCGCAACTTTATGCAGACCCAAATATTCACAACGAACCACACTCAGGCGGAAGACAAATGAACTCTCATTTTGCTTCGAGAATGCTTGATGATTCTGGAATGCATACAAATCTTCTGACAACAAAAAATTCTGTGTCAGATATTTCACCCACTGCTGCACAAATGGCGCGCATGCTTGGCCTTGCTTATGCTTCAAAGTTATACAAAAACCTTCCCAATCTTTTAGAGCATACCAAAAATTTTACCAACAATGGCAACGAACTTGTCTTTGGGAGTATTGGCGATGCTTCAACTTCAGAAGGTATTTTTTTTGAAACAATGAACGCGGCAGGCGTTTTACAAGTGCCACTGATTGTTTCGGTATGGGATAATGGTTACGGCATTTCTGTTCCCCGTTCGCTGCAAACAGTACAAGACTCCATTTCAAAAGCATTATCTGGTTTTGCATCACAAAAAGAGGGGGTTGGCATTGATATTTACCAAGTTGCAGGCTGGAACTATGCAAAACTGTGTTCTGTGTATGCAGAAGCAGCACAAAAAACCCGCAACACTCACAAACCTGCTCTCATTCATGTTATCGATCTCACACAGCCTCAAGGGCATTCTACGAGCGGCAGCCATGAACGCTACAAATCAAAAGAACGCCTTGAATGGGAAAAAGATCATTGTTGTATCAAAAAATTTCGCGAATGGATTGTTGAAAATAGTTTTGCAACTCAAGAGCAACTTGATCAAATTGATATAGAAGAAAAACAATTTGTGGAAAAAAGTCGTCAAAAAGCGTGGGATCTTTTTATTGAACCCATTCAGCAAGAGCGAAGTACAATAATAAAAATATTAAAAAATATTGAACAAAATACTCATTATACAAATCAAATTAAAGATATAATTTTTAATTTAGAAAATGCAATTTCTTTAAATCGCCGTACCTTACAATCAAATCTATTTAAAGCAATCATTATTTTAGCAAAAGAAAACTCCTTAGAAAAAAAAGAATTACTCAGTTTTTATCAATATTTTACTAAAAAATACTCAAAAATTTATGAAGCAAAACTTTACAGTGAATCCACAATATCACCATTATGTGTTCAACCACAGCCCCCAACTTATTCAAGTGAACCAGAGCTTGTTGACGGTCGCGTCATTTTGCAACGCTGTTTTGAATTTCACTTAAAAAATAATCCGCTTTTTTTTATTATCGGTGAAGACGTTGGAAAGCTTGGCGATGTCAACCTAGTTTTTGAGGGCTTAAACGCTAAATTTGGTGATTTTCGCGTTACAGATACAGGTATTCGGGAAACAACAATATTAGGTCAAGGACTCGGAGCTGCAATCCGCGGATTACGTCCACTTGTCGATATTCAATATTTAGACTATTTGCTTTATTGCATACAAACAGCGTCAGACGACTTGGCAACACTCCATTACCGCACTGCTGGCGGTCAAAAAGCTCCTGTGATAATTAGAACAAAAGGCCATCGTCTTGAAGGAATCTGGCACACAGGCTCACCTCTTTCGATGATTCTTGGGGCAATCCGTGGCATGTACGTCTGTGTTCCGCGAAATATGACCCAAGCCGTAGGTCTTTACAATACTCTCTTGCAAGGCGATAACCCTGCCCTTGTGATCGAAGTGCTCAATGGCTATCGTTTAAAAGAAGCCATTCCAAATAATTTAGAATCCTTTAGTGTGCCATTAGGGCATCCTGAAGTGTTAAAAAACGGAAACCATTTGACTGTTGTAACATATGGAGCCTGCTGCCGTATTGCATTAGAAGCAGCTCAAGAACTAGAAAAAATTGGAATATCAATAGAAGTTATTGATGTACAAACTTTAATCCCGTTTGATTTAACCGGAACGATTGCCAAATCAATATCAAAAACAAATGCTGTACTGTTTTTTGACGAAGATGTCCCTGGTGGTGGTTCTGCTTATATGATGCAGCAAACATTAGAAAAAAATAACGTTTTTTATCACCTCGACGCAAAGCCGCGCACTTTAACTGCAAAAGAAAACCGCTGTGCTTATGGCCGTGATGGTGATTTTTATTGCAAACCTCAAGTCGAACATGTGTTTGAGGCATGCTATCGTATCATGCAAGAAAGATCGCCTCATATTTATCCCGAAATTTTTACAATAAATGCAATAAATTAA
- a CDS encoding DUF2786 domain-containing protein, translating to MNFDFIFECLHTKMVLQLNREYDQICYQYNIKLQKPLIIIKDLKSTWGQWDHEQKVLSLSSKLVKEYSWDIVIQVLKHEMAHQIASEIYGTSDHHGKGFLKACETIAVSPEFCKASLNIESKITHWKETFLKTEDSFISRKIERLLNLAQSGNEHEAILAMEKVHELYSKYHIDKIIGEQQLEYQCLTIKINKKRVPNTYLQISAILQRYYFVNVIYSELYEPLCDESHKTIELLGTKQNLLMAEHVFYFLQERMESLWLQYQSQKSVSSKFKLSFQRGLITGFQNKLENISQNKNSYINKLDKISNHLILLENHKLNHFTNHIFPKQNQKNCNSNKVYTEHYNYGKVEGKKLNVTKPLKSSKSEKNILKFLT from the coding sequence ATGAATTTTGATTTTATTTTTGAGTGTTTGCATACAAAAATGGTCTTACAATTGAATCGAGAGTACGATCAAATTTGTTACCAATATAATATTAAACTCCAAAAACCATTGATTATAATTAAAGATTTAAAGAGTACTTGGGGGCAATGGGATCATGAACAAAAAGTGCTTTCGCTCTCTTCTAAACTTGTTAAAGAATATTCTTGGGATATTGTGATTCAAGTTTTAAAGCATGAAATGGCTCACCAAATTGCCTCTGAAATTTATGGCACATCGGATCACCATGGCAAAGGTTTTTTGAAAGCATGCGAAACCATCGCTGTGTCTCCTGAGTTTTGTAAAGCAAGTTTAAATATTGAATCAAAAATAACTCATTGGAAAGAGACTTTTTTAAAAACAGAAGATTCTTTTATTTCTCGAAAAATTGAGCGGCTGCTAAATTTAGCACAATCTGGAAACGAACATGAAGCTATTTTAGCAATGGAAAAAGTTCATGAACTTTATTCTAAATATCATATTGATAAAATAATTGGAGAACAGCAATTAGAATATCAATGTTTGACTATAAAAATTAATAAAAAAAGAGTCCCTAATACATATTTACAAATATCCGCAATTCTCCAAAGATATTATTTTGTAAATGTAATATATTCGGAGTTATATGAACCATTATGTGATGAAAGTCATAAAACTATTGAGTTATTAGGTACCAAACAAAATTTGTTAATGGCTGAACATGTATTTTATTTTCTGCAAGAAAGAATGGAGTCTTTGTGGTTGCAATATCAGTCACAAAAATCTGTATCTAGTAAGTTTAAATTGTCATTTCAGAGAGGATTAATTACAGGTTTTCAAAATAAATTAGAAAATATAAGTCAAAATAAAAATAGTTATATAAATAAATTAGATAAAATTTCAAATCATTTAATTCTTCTTGAGAATCATAAGCTTAATCATTTTACAAATCATATTTTTCCAAAGCAAAATCAAAAAAATTGTAATTCTAATAAAGTGTACACAGAGCATTATAATTATGGTAAAGTAGAAGGAAAAAAATTAAACGTCACCAAGCCTTTAAAATCATCAAAAAGTGAAAAGAATATTTTAAAATTTTTAACTTAA
- a CDS encoding OB-fold nucleic acid binding domain-containing protein, which translates to MVKKRLHRIIKLLIISAVIFGCEKKFRNVDVKLLILTPDNYYDNPVVLKGKVHDVGAGGLWFILEDKTGFIQVTTENLSYQLSCLTEGQDVTLIGKLLQFEKLKYFSMISLLGCKI; encoded by the coding sequence ATGGTGAAGAAGAGGCTCCATCGGATCATTAAATTGCTAATAATAAGCGCCGTAATTTTTGGGTGCGAAAAAAAATTCCGTAACGTAGATGTTAAGTTGCTAATTTTAACACCAGATAATTATTATGATAACCCTGTTGTGTTAAAGGGTAAGGTGCATGATGTTGGAGCGGGTGGATTGTGGTTCATTTTAGAAGATAAAACAGGGTTTATTCAAGTCACAACAGAAAATTTATCTTATCAACTTTCTTGTCTTACAGAAGGTCAAGATGTGACTTTAATTGGTAAATTACTACAATTTGAAAAACTTAAATATTTTTCAATGATTTCTCTCTTAGGATGTAAAATTTGA
- a CDS encoding chemotaxis protein CheW: MLLQIKRIFYLSGDAPGSQVSLPHQDDTANGYINDVTDEGSIQSPGIQYIGFKLHKEEFLLPMSLVREIIMLTTITFVPSAKFLMEGIIALRGEIMPVLNLRRFLKFVRGKADSTTRVIILHCDFGGFGIIVDDITEFVRLQPTEVESIPQNFFPAEYRILSGVSRVGDRIRGIINLEKIVSEMTIGLKEESANGEEEAPSDH; this comes from the coding sequence GTGCTATTGCAAATTAAAAGAATTTTTTATTTATCAGGAGACGCACCGGGGTCTCAAGTATCGTTACCGCATCAAGACGATACAGCAAATGGGTATATCAATGATGTTACCGATGAAGGGAGTATTCAATCTCCTGGAATTCAATATATCGGCTTTAAACTTCATAAAGAAGAATTTTTGCTTCCAATGTCTTTAGTTCGTGAAATTATTATGTTGACCACAATCACGTTTGTTCCTTCTGCAAAATTTTTAATGGAGGGAATTATTGCGTTACGTGGGGAAATTATGCCTGTTTTAAACCTACGACGTTTTTTAAAGTTTGTGCGTGGAAAAGCAGATTCAACCACACGAGTTATTATTTTGCATTGCGATTTTGGAGGATTTGGAATTATTGTGGATGATATTACCGAATTTGTGAGATTGCAGCCTACCGAAGTGGAATCCATACCGCAAAACTTTTTTCCTGCTGAATATCGAATTCTTTCTGGTGTGTCTAGGGTTGGTGACAGAATACGTGGTATTATCAATCTAGAAAAAATAGTTTCAGAAATGACAATTGGATTAAAGGAAGAATCAGCCAATGGTGAAGAAGAGGCTCCATCGGATCATTAA
- a CDS encoding chemotaxis protein CheA, with amino-acid sequence MFLNKRFRLILEQEQSDSGLAQELKNEATELYERLAGLCQGFQEHLIANEEIPLEESQELFRTLHTLKGLSQMANLTEMVAMAHAVEDYIEFVRSEKVKLVKEVIELISDAQNVFEQVYKAYPNPIDPDVLMEAERLVREFHEKSDKVKKGEVPGASPAAPESPATGGSVAGDSGAIESISEEENALFAKFTPRVENLFALVFKDATYKNLEELKAGKHVDNIARVGDVILTRASAQGSLIVFAAELDAKTLNGVVEAEVIALDKKDPECVKKLGAPWDSLSYTASAQATSPTPSPAAEAPPAAAAPPPAAAGHGEEEEAEEDFDTKNLAGGDGFEKPDLDPEMLQDFLSNADDLIENLSQAMLELEGNPESKEAVESIFRNAHTIKGTSGMFGFRAIEKLTHKMENLFDRIRKGTLSVTPALMDGLFFGLDRIRSMFEAIKKNQSSEQPINDALAKLSAAVSGKAVAKPAGAPAAAPAASAPPAAAAPAAPPPAAKPAADKPAADKKKTDEKKTDEAGGTIRVDLKRLDSLVNLVGELVIDRTRFARIEEELRGNGNSELGHSMSESVLLFGRHMNEVQSIIMKIRMVPVGNAFYKFTRVVRDLCRQIGKEIDLHIIGGETELDKTLVEEIGDPLVHLIRNSVDHGVELPDDREKLGKTRKGNIHLKASQDGNMIVITIQDDGKGLQVDKIKAKAIERGLVKDNEHMTNKEIFSLIFESGFSTAEKVTNISGRGVGMDVVKKSIVKLKGIIELDSELGKGTTTTIKLPLTLAIIPSLMVETLGESYAIPLVNVIESIRIRPEDVQKMGSADFVKLRDRVLPLLKLADVFDLHTMKDLLWYSVNDIQRIKHHEEPNVQEKQEQTSAPESKPETNVAVPPKESALMNNSDGKHQTASNFSFRMRHTKPRIIFVVVGVGEKRVGVIVDQLQGQQEIVIKSLGRLMGKRRGVAGGCVLGNGRVALVLDVGEIIDDFSQAKMGYPNRAIAN; translated from the coding sequence GTGTTCCTAAATAAAAGATTTCGTTTAATTCTTGAACAGGAGCAATCGGATTCAGGTCTTGCACAAGAATTAAAAAACGAAGCCACCGAACTCTACGAAAGGCTTGCTGGATTATGTCAAGGCTTTCAGGAACATTTGATTGCAAATGAAGAAATTCCATTAGAAGAAAGCCAAGAATTATTTAGGACACTGCATACTTTAAAAGGTCTTTCGCAAATGGCAAACCTGACAGAAATGGTTGCCATGGCACATGCAGTAGAAGACTACATTGAGTTTGTGCGTTCTGAAAAAGTGAAACTTGTTAAAGAAGTGATTGAGTTAATTTCTGATGCGCAAAATGTTTTTGAACAAGTTTATAAAGCGTATCCTAACCCAATTGATCCTGATGTTTTAATGGAAGCAGAAAGGCTTGTTCGCGAATTTCACGAAAAATCAGATAAAGTAAAAAAAGGGGAAGTGCCTGGAGCGTCCCCTGCGGCACCAGAATCACCAGCAACGGGAGGATCCGTCGCAGGTGATTCTGGTGCAATTGAGTCTATTTCAGAAGAAGAAAATGCACTTTTTGCAAAGTTTACCCCACGGGTTGAGAATCTCTTTGCATTGGTTTTTAAAGATGCAACCTATAAAAATCTTGAAGAACTGAAAGCTGGAAAGCATGTTGATAATATTGCTCGTGTTGGAGATGTTATTTTAACTCGAGCATCTGCCCAAGGTTCGCTTATTGTTTTTGCAGCTGAACTTGACGCAAAAACTTTAAATGGGGTTGTTGAGGCAGAAGTCATAGCGCTCGATAAAAAAGATCCCGAATGTGTAAAAAAATTAGGAGCTCCTTGGGATTCTCTGAGTTATACTGCATCCGCCCAAGCCACTTCACCAACCCCTTCTCCTGCAGCAGAAGCACCACCGGCAGCAGCAGCACCTCCACCTGCAGCAGCAGGGCATGGTGAGGAAGAAGAAGCTGAAGAAGATTTTGATACGAAAAATTTGGCTGGTGGAGATGGTTTTGAAAAACCCGATCTTGATCCTGAAATGTTGCAAGATTTTTTGTCGAATGCAGATGATTTGATAGAAAATTTAAGTCAAGCAATGCTTGAGCTTGAAGGAAACCCAGAAAGCAAAGAAGCCGTAGAAAGCATCTTTAGAAATGCACATACAATCAAAGGGACTTCTGGGATGTTTGGGTTTCGTGCCATCGAAAAGTTAACCCATAAGATGGAAAACCTTTTTGATCGCATTCGTAAAGGAACTTTGTCCGTCACTCCTGCTTTAATGGATGGTTTATTTTTTGGATTGGATCGCATTCGCAGCATGTTTGAAGCAATCAAAAAAAACCAATCCTCAGAGCAACCAATTAATGATGCCCTTGCAAAATTGAGCGCAGCGGTCTCTGGCAAAGCAGTTGCTAAACCTGCAGGTGCTCCTGCGGCAGCCCCAGCAGCATCAGCTCCTCCCGCCGCCGCCGCCCCTGCGGCTCCGCCACCTGCAGCAAAACCAGCAGCCGACAAACCCGCTGCAGATAAGAAAAAAACAGATGAAAAGAAAACGGACGAGGCGGGAGGGACAATTCGTGTTGACTTAAAAAGACTAGATAGCTTGGTGAATTTAGTTGGGGAGTTGGTGATTGATAGAACACGTTTTGCACGCATAGAAGAAGAACTGCGTGGCAATGGCAATAGTGAACTGGGTCACTCTATGAGTGAAAGTGTGTTGCTGTTTGGGCGCCATATGAACGAAGTTCAAAGTATTATTATGAAAATCAGAATGGTTCCCGTTGGAAATGCATTTTATAAATTTACTAGGGTTGTTCGTGATTTGTGCAGACAAATTGGTAAAGAAATTGATCTTCATATCATTGGCGGTGAAACAGAATTGGATAAAACACTTGTCGAAGAAATTGGCGATCCTCTCGTACATTTAATTAGAAATAGTGTCGATCATGGCGTAGAACTTCCTGATGATCGCGAAAAATTAGGAAAAACAAGAAAAGGAAATATTCATCTCAAAGCGAGTCAAGATGGAAATATGATTGTAATTACTATTCAAGATGACGGCAAAGGTCTGCAAGTCGACAAAATTAAAGCTAAAGCAATAGAAAGAGGTTTGGTTAAAGACAATGAGCATATGACGAATAAAGAAATTTTTTCACTTATTTTTGAATCGGGGTTTTCGACTGCAGAAAAAGTGACAAATATTTCTGGCCGTGGCGTTGGTATGGACGTTGTGAAAAAAAGTATTGTTAAATTAAAAGGGATTATTGAACTCGATAGTGAATTGGGCAAAGGGACAACCACAACAATCAAACTGCCTTTAACTTTAGCCATCATTCCAAGCCTTATGGTTGAAACTCTTGGAGAAAGTTACGCCATACCGTTGGTGAATGTGATTGAAAGTATTCGTATTCGCCCAGAAGATGTGCAAAAAATGGGTAGTGCTGATTTTGTGAAATTGCGCGATAGAGTGTTGCCTTTATTAAAATTAGCTGATGTGTTTGATCTGCATACAATGAAAGATTTATTATGGTATTCTGTTAATGATATTCAGAGAATTAAACATCACGAAGAACCAAATGTACAAGAAAAGCAAGAGCAGACTTCTGCGCCAGAGAGTAAACCAGAAACAAATGTTGCGGTGCCTCCCAAAGAAAGTGCTTTAATGAACAATTCTGACGGAAAACACCAAACAGCTTCAAATTTTTCATTTCGAATGCGTCACACAAAACCTCGAATTATTTTTGTGGTTGTTGGTGTTGGTGAAAAGCGGGTAGGAGTGATTGTCGATCAGTTACAAGGACAGCAAGAAATTGTGATCAAATCGCTTGGTCGTCTTATGGGCAAAAGAAGGGGTGTGGCTGGAGGCTGTGTCTTAGGCAATGGACGCGTGGCACTAGTGTTGGATGTTGGCGAAATCATAGACGATTTTTCTCAAGCAAAAATGGGGTATCCAAATCGTGCTATTGCAAATTAA